Proteins co-encoded in one Papaver somniferum cultivar HN1 chromosome 5, ASM357369v1, whole genome shotgun sequence genomic window:
- the LOC113278347 gene encoding amino acid transporter AVT1H-like: MNISDVCSKGSNTNRDLHVHDEKKLTVLIDNGDGAARKEDIKTNSSFLHSVINMSAILIGLGQLSTPYALQKGGWASSFLLIGFGILCAYTSHLLGKCLKKDEKIRNYSDIGNHAFGAKGKVIASTFIYLEVFMALVSFTIALNDNLATVFDGKHLNISWTHLSTSQFLTVTAVILALPTVWLKDLSKISFLSVVGIILSFLIFYSVIHIAAFGGVKANRFIPVLQLHNIPAISGLYVFSFSTHVVFPDIYRSMKDPSKFTKVSIVSFTVVTTFYTTIAFVGAKLFGPEVSSQVTLNMPKHLIVTKIALWATVLAPLTKYAFALVPIASQYDRKLPSSVSSKTRWFIRGIVGSMLLILVLILALAVPYFEQVLGLTGSLVSISVSIIFPCAFYTKIYWSQISKPFLVLNVSLIVIASVLGVLGTISSSKSLMNIVIKKSLSVS, encoded by the exons ATGAATATTTCTGATGTTTGTTCCAAGGGAAGTAACACCAACAGAGACTTACATGTTCATGATGAGAAGAAGTTAACGGTGCTCATCGACAATGGTGATGGTGCTGCTCGTAAGGAAGATatcaaaaccaacagttcttttcttCATTCTGTTATTAACATGTCTGCTATACTTATAG GACTTGGCCAACTATCAACTCCATATGCTTTACAAAAAGGTGGATGGGCATCTTCATTCCTCCTCATTGGGTTTGGTATATTATGTGCATATACCTCACATCTACTAGGAAAATGTCTTAAGAAGGATGAAAAAATAAGAAACTACTCGGATATCGGAAACCATGCTTTTGGTGCTAAGGGAAAAGTTATAGCTTCGACCTTTATTTACTTGGAGGTCTTTATGGCCCTTGTTTCTTTCACCATTGCATTGAATGATAATTTGGCCACAGTATTCGATGGAAAACACCTGAATATTTCGTGGACTCACTTATCAACATCTCAATTCTTGACAGTCACAGCAGTTATTCTTGCATTGCCTACTGTTTGGTTGAAAGATCTCTCTAAGATATCTTTCCTTTCTGTCGTGGGTATTATTTTGTCGTTCCTCATTTTTTACAGTGTTATACACATTGCAGCATTTGGAGGTGTTAAGGCTAACCGTTTTATACCTGTGCTTCAACTGCATAACATTCCTGCCATatctggtttatatgttttcaGTTTTTCGACCCATGTTGTTTTCCCTGATATTTACAGATCCATGAAGGACCCTTCCAAATTCACCAAG GTATCAATCGTGAGCTTCACAGTAGTTACGACCTTTTACACAACTATAGCATTCGTTGGTGCAAAGTTATTTGGCCCTGAAGTGAGCTCACAAGTCACCCTCAACATGCCTAAACATCTCATTGTGACAAAGATTGCATTATGGGCAACTGTGCTAGCACCTCTCACAAAATATGCTTTCGCGCTCGTTCCAATAGCATCTCAATACGATCGCAAATTACCTTCGTCAGTGAGTTCTAAAACGAGATGGTTCATCAGGGGTATTGTGGGGTCTATGTTGCTCATACTTGTCTTGATCTTAGCTTTAGCAGTTCCTTATTTCGAACAAGTTCTTGGATTAACTGGCTCTCTTGTTAGCATTAGTGTTTCAATTATTTTTCCTTGTGCTTTTTATACCAAGATATATTGGTCTCAAATATCAAAGCCATTTTTAGTTCTTAATGTATCCTTAATTGTAATTGCTTCAGTATTAGGTGTATTGGGTACTATCTCATCCTCTAAATCACTTATGAATATAGTCATAAAGAAGTCACTCAGTGTAAGTTAA